The genomic region CTCGTGATAGCAGGTATCTTTCTTTCTTTTGCTTGGTATTTGTTTAAGGAAAATTCAGTGGAAACAGGTATTGATCATGAGGATGATTTAGTTATTCACATGGTGACTGGTGAATTTAAGACAGAAACAAGTAGTGGTGAAGAAATTGAAGCTTATCGTTGGGATCCTGGAACGATATTTGTCCCCAAAGGTGAGAAGGTACAACTTGTTATTTATGGTGTAAATGGCAATGAACATCCTTTCTTTATCGAAGGGACAGAGATTAAAGGAAATGTGAAAAAAGGAGAAGAGACGGTACTAAATCTTCGTTTCAATAAGGAAGGCATTTATCGGTTAATTTGTACTTCACATCCCGATAAAGATCATAACGGTCCGATGATTGCATATATTAATGTTCGTTAAGTAAAACCCGGTTAAGCTCTTGTAACGTGAATCCTTGTATAAGGATTCACGTGTTTTTATGTCGTCTAGTTAAAGATAATATTTAAGCAGTAATCTTGACATATATAAAATACATTCATTAAATTTATGTTATCATAAAACAATATGTAATTTTAAACTAATGAAAGGAGGAGACAAATGTCATTACCAAAAGCTTTAACAATTGCTGGGTCTGATAGTAGTGGTGGGGCAGGAATCCAGGCGGATCTTAAAACATTTCAGGAGCACGGTGTGTACGGCATGTCTGCCTTAACGGTTATTGTTGCTATGAACCCACATGCCAATTGGTCACATGAAGTATTTCCGATTGAGTTGGATACTGTTCGTTCTCAATTATCAACGATTGTAGAAGGTGTTGGAGTAGAGGCACTAAAGACTGGTATGCTACCGACAGTAGGGTCTATTGAACTTGCGGCTGAAACAATTCAAAAGCATCAATTACAAAACGTTGTTGTGGACCCGGTCATGGTTTGTAAAGGGGAAGATGAAGTTCTTTATCCAGAATTAGCTGAAGCTTTACAAACGATTATTACACCTTTGGCAACTGTTGTTACCCCTAACTTATTCGAAGCGGGTCAACTTAGTGGTCTAGGTACGATTACGACCGTTGAAGAGATGAAAGAAGCGGCAGTCAAAATTCATGAACTCGGAGCGGAGCACGTTTTGGTTAAAGGTGGAGGAAAACTCGACCATCCAAAAGCTGTTGATGTTCTCTACGATGGAAGGGGAATGGAGCTTCTTGAAGGAGAACGGATTGACACAACTTATACGCACGGGGCAGGATGTACGTATTCAGCCGCTATTACGGCGGGACTAGCAAACGGGAAAGGTGTAAAGGAAGCTGTATATGATGCAAAATCATTTATTACAGCTGCTATTCGCCATTCATTTCCATTAAATCAATTTGTAGGCCCTGTTCATCATGGGGCACAAAGATTGAGTGAAACCGTTAACAAAGGGGTAACTAAATAAAGGTGATCTGAAAAAGCTGTGTTATGTAAGCAGCTTTTTTCCTTTGTTTAAATGATTTTACATGTTTAATAAATCTTAAGGAAAAAATAGAGTAATACAACAAAGAGGAGAACGAGAATTATGGATCAGTTACAATCTTGGAAAGAATCATGGTTTGGAAACATACGCGGAGATATTATGGCAGGTCTTGTTGTGGCGTTAGCCCTTATACCGGAAGCGATAGCATTCTCCATTATTGCTGGTGTTGACCCGATGGTAGGGTTATATGCATCATTTGTGATTGCAGTAGTTATTTCATTTGTTGGTGGACGACCTGGTATGATATCTGCTGCCACAGGAGCAATGGCATTATTATTTATTGACTTAGTTGCCGAATGGGGTGTCGAGTATTTACTTGCCGCTACCATTTTAACAGGTATTATACAAATCTTATTCGGTGTATTTAAAATTGCACGGTATATGAAATTTATACCGAGATCGGTAATGGTCGGTTTCGTAAATGCCCTGGCTATCTTGATTTTTACATCCCAGCTTGATCACTTCATTGGTCATGGAACGATGGTATATTTACTTGTTGCCGGTACATTAGCTATTATTTATTTGCTACCATTAATTACAAAAGTTATTCCTTCTGCTTTGGTGGCTATTGTTGTAATCACAGCGTTAACAATATCAATGGGATATGGTGTTCCTACAGTTGGAGATATGGGTCACATTACGAAGGCCTTTCCAGAACTCTTATTCCCAAATGTTCCGCTAAGTTTTGAGACGCTAGCTATTATATTCCCATATTCATTAGGACTAGCAGTGGTTGGTTTAGTCGAATCATTATTAACGGCCACAATTGTGGACGAAGCAACAGGGACAGGAAGTCTGAAAAATAAAGAAGCAAGAGGACAAGGGATTGCCAATATTGCCGCTGGATTCTTTGGAGGAATGGCAGGTTGCGCAATGATAGGACAGTCTGTTATTAATGTGAAATCTGGTGGTCGAGGACGTTTATCGGCTTTAACATCGGGTGTTGTGTTAATTTTACTCATTGTTTTCTTAGGTGACATTGTTTCAGCAATCCCGATTGCTGCACTTGTAGGTGTTATGATTATGGTAGCCATCGGTACATTCGATTGGAATTCATTACGCACATTAAAAATTATTCCGTTAAGTGATAACATAGTGATGATTGCAACAGTGGCAACGGTTATCTTTACACATAACTTAGCGATTGGTGTGTTAACAGGGATACTATTAAGTGCTATCTTCTTTGTCGCGAAAATTTCAAAAGTTCGAGTTCAAAGGGTATTAAAAGAGAACCGTATGATTTATTATTTTAAAGGTGAATTATTCTTTGCCTCTGTAACCGAACTACTTGAAACATTTAATTATGATATTGAAGATGCAAGTGAAGTAATATTTGATTTAAATAACGTCCGCATATGGGATGATTCTGCCGTAGCAGCATTAGATAAGTTAGTGATGAAATTCGAGGATCGGGGAATTAATGTTTACGTGGTAGGTTTAAATAAAGTGAGTTCTGAATTAACAGGGCGACTAAGACGAAAATTAAGTTCACATTAAAAGCGAGGGAAGAACATGTATAATAAAATATTACTACCTTCAGACGGGTCAGACCATTCAATACGTGCAGCGAAACATGCTATAGAATTAGCAAAACTTAATGAGAAGGCATCGATCGAACTTGTTTATGTTACAGATACGACAAGAGCGAAAGAACATACGTTGCAAAACTGGAATAAAATTGGGATTAATGAAGCAGGAGAAGTCGAAATTAGTAATACTGAAAAAGCACTACAAGATGCTGGGGTTTCGTATAGTGTAAAACGATTAAAGGGTGACCCAGGCCCTACCATCGTTGAACATGCTAATTTAGGCGAATTTGATGTTGTTGTAGTAGGAAGTCGAGGTTTAAATAAACTGCAAGAAATGGTTCTTGGTAGCGTAAGTCATAAAGTAGCTAAGCGGGCAAAATGTCCTGTACTTATTGTAAAATAAAGAGGAGGAGTGGGAGTCATCATCAAACTTCCACTCTTTTTTTATGCCATGTAACCTGTTTTGTTTGAAATCGTCTAATTTAGAGATAGAGGATATGGGGGTAAGTTTATGAGATGGATTATATTAATTGTACTAATGGTTGTATTAGTAGGTTGTGAATCTGAAGAACAATATAATATAAATGATCACTCCGCACAAAAGCCAGAAGCCATTATGTCTACTGAAAATTACGATGATCTAAACATGAAGCTTGAAATGACTAAACAACATTTTACGCTTAATGATGAAATTGTTGTACAAGCTTCCATAACGAATAATGGCAATGAAGCAATTGAATATAGAGCAGGAAGCTCATCATGTGTTACTCATATGAGGATATCAATTAAATCTAAGGAAACTGGGCGGAACTTAATTCAAAAACCTCAAGGAAAAGTTAGTGAATGTACGGATGATATACATACAGAACTACTAAAGCCGGGGAAAACAGTACAGACGGTTAAGACATTCTTGCCTAAAGAGTATATTTATAGTCGTGAGTATCCTGCCAGCGGCGGAGTATATGAGGTGAACAGTCTTTTTCGAACCATTGAAGAAGGTGGAGAAAATACCCTTATCATTAAAGAAACGTTTACTATTGAAGGAACTAATGAACAACTTATGACAAAGGAGGGTGTCATAAATAAAGTAAATGAGCACCCGGAAGTATTGCAATGGATAAAAAGCCATTCCGGTGAGGCTATTAGAAAAGTGAAAGACGGGAAGTACTACATTTTGTTTTATGATGGTTGGCAACAAGTGAGTGAAGACACATATAGGCAATTAGAAGAAAGTACGTTAGATCAAAACATGCTTATGCAGCTGAATGATGGAATATGGATTGTTGAATATATATCTAAGTTAGGAGATTCTCCACATCGAATAAAAGTTGAAGTTGATGCGAAACAAGGTAACATTCTATCTGTAGAAACATTTAAACGTTGATAAAGAACGCTTAGCACTACCTTGTAGTAGCCAAGCGTCCTTATCCTGTTATTTTCTAACTTTTAAGTGCTCTTTACAAACCCTTTCTTCACCCATGCCCTTGACCGCCATCTCTTCAACATGATGAGCCCTCGAAACCACTCATCCATAATAAACGAAATCCATACACCAATTAATCCAAGCTGATAGTGTATGCCGAGAATATAAGACACCGTAACACTCACACCCCACATTGACAAGATTCCCATGTATACCGGGAAACGGACATCCCCCGCTCCACGTAATGAGCTAATGACGACTAAATTGAATGCTCTCCCTGGTTCAAGGATGATAGTTAACAACAATAGTTGGGCTCCTAACGTCATTACTTCGTGATTATTTGTGAATATTGATAAAACAGGTTCAGCAAAGAAGAAGAAAACTAGTCCTGCTGTGAGGGAAATAACAATTGCAATTTGTAAGCTTCGTATACAGCGATTATAAGCTTCCTTATATTTTCTGGCTCCTGCTAAATGGCCAATCATGATTTGAGTTCCTTGCCCGATTGCAACGGAAAAAAGGAAAATAAACATCATAATATTTTGGGTATACACTTTCGTTGTAATAGCCTCAGTTCCCATCATATTAATGAATACCATAATCATCATTTGGGACGTGTTATAAGCTAAATGTTCCCCTGCAGCAGGAATTCCAACCTGTAAAATTTGTTTGATTTCTTTTTTGGGAATCGAAAAAACGTGACGGAACGGCAAAGGCTCATTTGCGCGTTTACGGACTAAAATCACTAAAACTAAAAAACCAATGAACCGACTACAAACAGTAGCAACTGCCACTCCAGTAACACCTAATTGGGGCATACCGAAATGACCAAATATTAATATGTAATTTCCGATAATGTTTAGTCCGTTCATGCCTAGCGTTACGTACATGGCATCTTTCGTATGTCCATAATTTCGCAAAACAATACTACATGTCATAATTAATGCCTGCAAGAATAAAAACCCACCAACAATAGCAATATAGAGGTTTGCTTCTCCCATTAATTCCTGCGGTAAACCTGTTAGCGCTAATATAGGTTTACTAAATAGAAAAATGACAACACTTAATAGTAAACCGAAAAAAAGATTCATCACTAAAGCCGTTACCGTTACAGTAGCTGCTTCTTTTTCTTGATTAGCACCTAAGTATTGTGCGATGACAATCCCAGTACCAGTAGAGATAAAACCGAACATGACGATCATGACTGATAAAATTTGATTGGATACTCCAACTGCAGCCACTGATTTGTCTGAGTATTGACTTAACATGAGCGTATCTACATTTCCCATAACCATATGTAATAAAACTTCAACAAATATTGGCCATGTGAGACTAAATAAAGAAAGATCGTGTTGATTATGATGTTTGGATTTCAAATATAGTCAGCCTTTCTCGAAGTAAAAATATTTCACATAATGTTGATTATAAAAGAAATGAGTATTAGTTAGAACATAATCTTTTTCCTATTTTTATTCTAGATGTTGTAAATCGCTGAATAGGGGAGGATTCATTGCAAATGATAATGATGAGGTGATGATAAATGAAGCACATATTAGCTTTAGGGATAAAGTTCATCTTAATCGGTATCATTATATTTTCCATCTTTAGTGCATTTGAGGGAACGTCGATTGCTCATATGCTGCTTATGACAATTCTTTTAACAGGGCTTTCTTATATTGCAGGGGATTTAATTATATTGCCAAGGTTTGGAAATGTAATGGCCTCTATTGGAGATATAGCGATGGCTTTCTTATTTCTTTGGTTTTACGGGTTTGCATTCCAAGAAGGGGCTTTTGATATTGGTCTAGCCTCCATTTCAAGTGCTATAGCGGTTGGATTTGGCGAGGCCTTTTTCCATGCTTACTATATGGAAAATCGTGTTTTCGGACGAGAAACATATTCAGAAGAAGATCGTCACGTAAAAATAAATCCGGGTAAGTTAAGGACGGAAAGCTCTTCAGAAATCTTTCCATATGATACAGAAGAGTACCGTAAACGGGATAAAGAGGATAAATAAAAGGTGTGCCAATCATGAGTGTAAGTAGTTCAGTTTTGGAGTACAAAATAAAAAATCACAAGGCAAAAGGCATGCGAATTCGGAAGTCAATTCGTATGCCTTTTATTATTGTTAAATTAGTATTTATTATTAAATTACATCTTAATTCGTAGTATATTTCGTAACCCTATTCCCAATACTGAAATATATATTGTAGTCTCGTGATTTCTATTGCTATTATAGTTGCGAAAATACGAACGA from Salirhabdus salicampi harbors:
- a CDS encoding cupredoxin domain-containing protein — protein: MFKENSVETGIDHEDDLVIHMVTGEFKTETSSGEEIEAYRWDPGTIFVPKGEKVQLVIYGVNGNEHPFFIEGTEIKGNVKKGEETVLNLRFNKEGIYRLICTSHPDKDHNGPMIAYINVR
- a CDS encoding bifunctional hydroxymethylpyrimidine kinase/phosphomethylpyrimidine kinase, producing MSLPKALTIAGSDSSGGAGIQADLKTFQEHGVYGMSALTVIVAMNPHANWSHEVFPIELDTVRSQLSTIVEGVGVEALKTGMLPTVGSIELAAETIQKHQLQNVVVDPVMVCKGEDEVLYPELAEALQTIITPLATVVTPNLFEAGQLSGLGTITTVEEMKEAAVKIHELGAEHVLVKGGGKLDHPKAVDVLYDGRGMELLEGERIDTTYTHGAGCTYSAAITAGLANGKGVKEAVYDAKSFITAAIRHSFPLNQFVGPVHHGAQRLSETVNKGVTK
- a CDS encoding SulP family inorganic anion transporter, with the protein product MDQLQSWKESWFGNIRGDIMAGLVVALALIPEAIAFSIIAGVDPMVGLYASFVIAVVISFVGGRPGMISAATGAMALLFIDLVAEWGVEYLLAATILTGIIQILFGVFKIARYMKFIPRSVMVGFVNALAILIFTSQLDHFIGHGTMVYLLVAGTLAIIYLLPLITKVIPSALVAIVVITALTISMGYGVPTVGDMGHITKAFPELLFPNVPLSFETLAIIFPYSLGLAVVGLVESLLTATIVDEATGTGSLKNKEARGQGIANIAAGFFGGMAGCAMIGQSVINVKSGGRGRLSALTSGVVLILLIVFLGDIVSAIPIAALVGVMIMVAIGTFDWNSLRTLKIIPLSDNIVMIATVATVIFTHNLAIGVLTGILLSAIFFVAKISKVRVQRVLKENRMIYYFKGELFFASVTELLETFNYDIEDASEVIFDLNNVRIWDDSAVAALDKLVMKFEDRGINVYVVGLNKVSSELTGRLRRKLSSH
- a CDS encoding universal stress protein: MYNKILLPSDGSDHSIRAAKHAIELAKLNEKASIELVYVTDTTRAKEHTLQNWNKIGINEAGEVEISNTEKALQDAGVSYSVKRLKGDPGPTIVEHANLGEFDVVVVGSRGLNKLQEMVLGSVSHKVAKRAKCPVLIVK
- a CDS encoding MATE family efflux transporter, which translates into the protein MKSKHHNQHDLSLFSLTWPIFVEVLLHMVMGNVDTLMLSQYSDKSVAAVGVSNQILSVMIVMFGFISTGTGIVIAQYLGANQEKEAATVTVTALVMNLFFGLLLSVVIFLFSKPILALTGLPQELMGEANLYIAIVGGFLFLQALIMTCSIVLRNYGHTKDAMYVTLGMNGLNIIGNYILIFGHFGMPQLGVTGVAVATVCSRFIGFLVLVILVRKRANEPLPFRHVFSIPKKEIKQILQVGIPAAGEHLAYNTSQMMIMVFINMMGTEAITTKVYTQNIMMFIFLFSVAIGQGTQIMIGHLAGARKYKEAYNRCIRSLQIAIVISLTAGLVFFFFAEPVLSIFTNNHEVMTLGAQLLLLTIILEPGRAFNLVVISSLRGAGDVRFPVYMGILSMWGVSVTVSYILGIHYQLGLIGVWISFIMDEWFRGLIMLKRWRSRAWVKKGFVKST
- a CDS encoding YndM family protein, whose product is MKHILALGIKFILIGIIIFSIFSAFEGTSIAHMLLMTILLTGLSYIAGDLIILPRFGNVMASIGDIAMAFLFLWFYGFAFQEGAFDIGLASISSAIAVGFGEAFFHAYYMENRVFGRETYSEEDRHVKINPGKLRTESSSEIFPYDTEEYRKRDKEDK